Proteins from a genomic interval of Ramlibacter algicola:
- a CDS encoding DUF5985 family protein, with protein MEDVLAGAIAAGWLVAGLYFFRFWRRTRDRFFLLFAISFWIESADRVALALVPFASENEPLFYVPRLMAYGLILLAIWRKNRERR; from the coding sequence ATGGAGGACGTGCTTGCGGGCGCGATTGCCGCCGGCTGGCTGGTGGCCGGCTTGTATTTCTTCCGCTTCTGGCGGCGCACGCGCGACCGCTTCTTCCTGCTGTTCGCCATCTCGTTCTGGATCGAGTCCGCGGACCGCGTCGCCCTCGCGCTGGTGCCGTTCGCGAGCGAGAATGAGCCGCTGTTCTACGTTCCGCGCCTGATGGCCTACGGCCTGATCCTGCTGGCGATCTGGCGCAAGAACCGGGAACGACGATGA
- a CDS encoding DUF5985 family protein: MAPLIYALCAITSALCTVLLWRGYVSNKVRLLFWAASSFALLTVNNILLLADKVVWAVEVDLRMWRLGVGLAAVLLLLFGLIWEED; encoded by the coding sequence ATGGCCCCCCTGATCTATGCCCTGTGCGCCATCACGAGCGCGCTGTGCACCGTGCTGCTCTGGCGCGGATACGTGAGCAACAAGGTGCGCCTGCTGTTCTGGGCCGCGTCCTCGTTCGCCTTGCTGACCGTCAACAACATCCTGCTGCTGGCCGACAAGGTCGTGTGGGCAGTCGAAGTGGACCTGCGCATGTGGCGCCTCGGGGTGGGACTCGCCGCCGTCCTGCTCCTGCTGTTCGGGCTGATCTGGGAGGAGGACTGA